In Populus alba chromosome 1, ASM523922v2, whole genome shotgun sequence, a single window of DNA contains:
- the LOC118055407 gene encoding ATP-dependent Clp protease proteolytic subunit-related protein 1, chloroplastic — MATSLLSPLSSPIPELVSSSARLNKSSFLPCSKLFLLSTPRKQRCHCSCKSPTASGRSLNHIPSQFRQENLKDGLMENYKNLPPSLYGLTPSQMDMFMTEDNPVRRQSGSVTEESISSRKNYLDHGGMYSLSGMMDHGPPKYSMSVTMYRGGGRGYGRPESAPPDLPSLLLDARICYLGMPIVPAVTELLVAQFMYLDYDDPSKPIYLYINSSGTQNEKMETVGSETEAYAIADTMSYCKSTIYTVNCGVAYGQAAMLLSLGAKGYRALQPNASTKLYLPKVNRSSGAAVDMWIKAKELDANTEYYIELLAKGTGKPKEELVKDIQRPKYLKAQEAIDYGIADKLLSSSDDAFEKRDYDALLAQTKAMKAQAAGPRAAPSGFR, encoded by the exons ATGGCGACTTCTCTGCTATCTCCACTCTCATCTCCAATCCCAGAATTGGTCAGTTCCTCTGCTCGGTTAAACAAATCCTCCTTTCTCCCATGCtccaaactctttttattaagcaCTCCAAGAAAACAAAGATGTCACTGCTCTTGCAAGTCCCCTACTGCTTCTGGGAGGTCACTGAATCATATTCCCAGCCAGTTTAGACAAGAAAACCTCAAAGATGGAC TGatggaaaattataaaaatttacctCCATCTCTTTATGGTCTTACTCCTTCACAAATGGACATGTTCATGACTGAAGATAATCCCGTTCGTCGTCAGTCAGGAAGTGTCACAGAG GAAAGCATCTCATCTAGAAAGAACTATCTGGACCATGGAGGGATGTATAGTCTATCAGGCATGATGGATCACGGTCCTCCAAAATATAGTATGAGTGTAACCATGTACCGTGGAGGGGGTAGAGGATATGGAAGACCTGAATCTGCTCCACCAGATTTACCTTCTTTGCTCTTAGATGCTCGAATATGCTACCTGGGAATGCCA ATTGTGCCAGCTGTCACAGAGCTTCTTGTTGCTCAATTCATGTATTTGGATTATGATGACCCTTCAAAGCCtatttatctatatataaacTCATCCGGGACACAG AATGAGAAGATGGAGACTGTTGGATCTGAAACTGAAGCGTATGCCATTGCAGACACCATGTCT TACTGCAAATCAACTATCTATACTGTGAATTGTGGCGTGGCATATGGTCAAGCAGCAATGCTTCTATCTCTTGGAGCCAAGGGTTATCGCGCTTTACAGCCAAACGCATCCA CAAAACTATATTTGCCTAAAGTCAACAGATCAAGCGGAGCTGCAGTAGATATGTGGATCAAG GCCAAGGAATTGGATGCAAATACTGAGTATTACATTGAGCTGTTAGCAAAGGGAACTGGAAAGCCGAAGGAAGAACTTGTTAAAGACATCCAGCGACCAAAATATCTCAAAGCTCAGGAAGCCATAGATTATGGGATTGCCGACAAACTACTTAGCTCAAGTGATGATGCATTTGAGAAAAGG GACTATGATGCATTGCTTGCTCAAACAAAAGCCATGAAGGCACAAGCTGCTGGGCCAAGAGCAGCTCCCTCTGGTTTTAGATGA